The Methylomagnum ishizawai genome has a window encoding:
- a CDS encoding hemolysin family protein: MEILILALLFILNGLFAMSEIAIVSSRKIRLQQAVEDGVKSAKLALKLANEPSNFLSTIQVGITLIGILSGAYGEAALSGKLADYLAQFPEIAPYSHGLSLAVVVFGITYFSLIIGELVPKRLALHRPESIAMVMARPMNGLSILAYPLVKMLSFSTDVVLRLFRAHKTDEPQITEKEIRLMIDQGTEAGVFHKREQEMVSNVLRLDDIRIGAIMTPRMDIYYLDVEDCFEENRHKLVESPYSIIPVCKGGLDNVLGFIQAKDLLRRALRGERMELAGAARPAYSVPKTLSPVQLLEEFKRAKTALALVVDEYGEIAGLVTLKDVLEAIVGDLPSDSEAEDEPEAVRREDGSWLLDGVLSVEKFKQIFDVEELPDEAAGGFHTIGGFVMVQLGRVPRASDHFEWEGFRFEVVDMDKNRVDKVMVVPLEAGPE; the protein is encoded by the coding sequence ATGGAAATCCTGATCCTGGCCCTTTTGTTCATCCTGAACGGCCTGTTCGCGATGTCGGAAATCGCCATCGTCTCCTCGCGTAAAATCCGCCTGCAACAAGCCGTCGAGGATGGCGTGAAAAGCGCCAAGCTCGCCCTCAAACTGGCGAACGAACCCAGCAACTTCCTCTCGACCATCCAGGTCGGCATCACCTTGATCGGCATCCTCAGCGGCGCCTATGGCGAGGCCGCGTTGTCCGGCAAGCTGGCGGATTATCTGGCCCAGTTCCCGGAAATCGCGCCCTATAGCCATGGCTTGTCGCTGGCGGTGGTGGTGTTCGGCATCACCTATTTCTCGCTCATCATCGGCGAACTGGTGCCCAAACGGCTGGCCCTGCACCGGCCCGAGTCCATCGCCATGGTGATGGCCCGGCCCATGAACGGGTTGTCGATCCTGGCCTACCCTTTGGTCAAGATGTTGAGCTTCTCCACCGATGTGGTGCTGCGGCTGTTCCGCGCCCACAAGACCGACGAGCCGCAGATCACGGAAAAGGAAATCCGGCTGATGATCGACCAGGGCACCGAGGCCGGCGTGTTCCACAAGCGCGAGCAGGAGATGGTGTCGAATGTGCTGCGGCTGGACGATATCCGCATCGGCGCGATCATGACGCCGCGCATGGATATCTATTACCTGGACGTGGAGGATTGCTTCGAGGAGAACCGCCACAAGCTGGTGGAGAGTCCTTATTCGATCATCCCGGTGTGCAAGGGCGGCTTGGATAACGTGCTGGGCTTCATCCAGGCCAAGGATTTGCTGCGGCGGGCCTTGCGCGGCGAGCGCATGGAACTGGCCGGGGCGGCGCGGCCCGCCTATTCGGTGCCCAAGACCCTGAGTCCGGTGCAATTGCTGGAGGAGTTCAAGCGTGCCAAGACCGCGCTGGCCCTGGTGGTGGACGAATACGGTGAAATCGCCGGGCTGGTGACGCTGAAGGATGTGTTGGAGGCCATCGTCGGCGACCTGCCCTCCGACAGCGAGGCGGAGGACGAACCCGAGGCCGTGCGCCGCGAGGATGGTTCCTGGCTGCTGGATGGCGTCCTCAGCGTGGAGAAGTTCAAGCAAATCTTCGATGTGGAGGAGTTGCCCGACGAGGCTGCGGGCGGGTTCCACACCATCGGCGGTTTCGTGATGGTGCAGCTAGGCCGCGTGCCCCGTGCTTCCGATCATTTCGAGTGGGAGGGGTTCCGCTTCGAGGTGGTGGATATGGACAAGAACCGGGTGGATAAGGTGATGGTGGTGCCGCTGGAGGCCGGACCCGAGTAA
- a CDS encoding dihydroorotase: MSPRILISGGRVVDPASGGDSIQDLYIAGGRIVGLGAKPDGYAADLEIPAQGHIVSPGFIDLCARLREPGQEHKGTIASEGKAAFAGGITTLCCPPDTSPAIDSPAVVNLILEKTEAAGGPRILPIGALTPELNGRDLSEMGALKNAGCLAVGNAHAPMANTLVLRRAMEYAASHDLLVVVRPEDPYLADSGCVHEGPVSTRLGLRGIPYAAETVAVAQVLALLEPTGARVHFAQISCARAARAIARAQDKGEPVSADVAAHQLHLTEADIDGFDALCHVRPPLRGLGDRDALRLAVRDGTLAAICSDHQPHEPDAKLDAFPSTEPGISSLETLLPLTLALVEQGAMALHPALAALTSRPATLLGLDAGSLRVGAVADICVFDPEAEWTVGEGNWLSRGRNTPFWGKNLKGRVGYTLAAGRVVFQR, encoded by the coding sequence ATGAGCCCACGCATCCTCATCAGCGGCGGACGGGTGGTCGATCCCGCCTCCGGTGGCGACTCCATCCAGGATTTATATATCGCCGGGGGCCGCATCGTCGGCCTGGGCGCGAAACCGGACGGCTACGCGGCGGATTTGGAGATTCCCGCCCAGGGCCACATCGTCAGCCCCGGTTTCATCGACCTCTGCGCCCGGCTCCGGGAGCCCGGCCAGGAACACAAGGGCACCATCGCCAGCGAGGGCAAGGCCGCGTTCGCCGGGGGCATCACCACCCTGTGCTGTCCGCCCGATACCAGCCCGGCCATCGATTCCCCCGCCGTGGTCAACCTGATCCTGGAAAAAACCGAAGCGGCGGGCGGACCCCGCATCCTGCCCATCGGCGCCCTGACCCCCGAACTCAATGGCCGCGACCTCAGCGAGATGGGCGCCTTGAAAAACGCCGGCTGCCTCGCCGTCGGCAACGCCCACGCGCCCATGGCCAATACCCTGGTGCTGCGCCGGGCCATGGAATACGCCGCCAGCCACGACCTCCTGGTCGTCGTGCGCCCGGAAGACCCCTATCTGGCCGACTCGGGTTGCGTCCACGAAGGACCGGTCAGCACCCGGCTGGGGCTGCGCGGCATCCCCTACGCGGCGGAAACCGTGGCCGTGGCCCAGGTCTTGGCATTGCTGGAACCCACCGGCGCCCGCGTGCATTTCGCCCAGATCAGCTGCGCCCGCGCCGCCCGCGCCATCGCCAGGGCGCAGGACAAAGGCGAGCCGGTCAGCGCCGATGTCGCCGCCCATCAACTGCATCTGACCGAGGCCGATATCGACGGTTTCGACGCGCTCTGCCATGTGCGCCCGCCCCTGCGCGGCCTGGGCGACCGCGACGCCCTGCGCCTCGCGGTGCGGGATGGGACGCTCGCGGCGATCTGCTCCGACCACCAGCCCCACGAGCCCGACGCCAAGCTCGACGCCTTCCCTTCGACCGAACCCGGTATCTCCAGCCTGGAGACCCTGCTGCCACTGACTTTGGCCTTGGTGGAACAGGGCGCGATGGCGCTGCACCCCGCCCTGGCGGCCTTAACGTCGCGGCCTGCCACCCTGCTGGGGCTGGATGCGGGGAGTTTGCGGGTGGGCGCGGTGGCCGATATCTGCGTGTTCGATCCAGAGGCGGAATGGACCGTGGGGGAAGGGAATTGGCTGAGCCGGGGGCGGAATACGCCGTTCTGGGGGAAGAACCTGAAGGGGCGGGTGGGTTATACGCTGGCGGCGGGACGGGTGGTTTTCCAGCGCTGA
- a CDS encoding aspartate carbamoyltransferase catalytic subunit — translation MLPNHDALQLDAHGRLRHFLTLEGLGRPLLENIMDRAESFSSVTEQTVKKVPLLRGKTVVNLFFENSTRTRTTFELAAKRLSADVLNINIATSATSKGESLLDTVRNLEAMHVDMFVVRHAASGAPHFIARHVAPHISVINAGDGRHAHPTQGMLDVFTIRKLKGGFAGLKIAIVGDVLHSRVARSEIQALNILGVREIRVIGPRTLLPAAVETLGVKVFHTLEQGLEDVDVVMMLRLQTERMSGAFIPSVHDYFARFGLTEKRLERAKPDAIVMHPGPVNRGIEIDPEVADGPRSVILQQVTHGIAIRMAVMSMAMSPDGGDKTA, via the coding sequence ATGCTCCCCAACCACGACGCGCTACAGTTGGACGCCCATGGACGCCTGCGGCATTTCCTGACCCTCGAAGGCTTGGGCCGTCCGCTGCTGGAAAACATCATGGACCGGGCGGAATCCTTTTCCAGCGTCACCGAACAGACGGTCAAGAAAGTCCCGCTGCTGCGCGGGAAGACCGTGGTGAACCTCTTTTTCGAGAACAGCACCCGCACCCGCACCACCTTCGAGCTAGCGGCCAAGCGCCTCTCCGCCGACGTACTGAACATCAATATCGCCACCTCGGCCACTTCCAAGGGCGAGAGCCTGCTCGACACCGTCCGCAACCTGGAAGCCATGCACGTCGATATGTTCGTGGTGCGCCACGCCGCGAGCGGCGCCCCGCATTTCATCGCCCGCCATGTCGCCCCGCATATCAGCGTCATCAACGCCGGCGATGGCCGCCATGCCCATCCCACCCAGGGGATGCTGGACGTGTTCACCATCCGCAAACTCAAGGGCGGTTTCGCGGGGCTCAAGATCGCCATCGTCGGCGATGTGCTGCATTCGCGGGTGGCGCGTTCGGAGATACAGGCGCTCAACATCCTGGGCGTCCGGGAAATCCGGGTGATCGGCCCGCGCACCCTCTTGCCCGCCGCCGTCGAAACCCTGGGCGTCAAGGTGTTCCACACCCTGGAACAGGGCTTGGAGGATGTGGACGTGGTGATGATGCTCCGGCTGCAAACGGAACGCATGAGCGGTGCGTTCATCCCCAGCGTGCATGATTATTTCGCCCGCTTCGGCCTGACCGAGAAGCGCCTGGAACGCGCCAAGCCCGACGCCATCGTCATGCATCCGGGTCCGGTCAACCGCGGCATCGAGATCGACCCCGAGGTGGCCGACGGCCCGCGCTCGGTGATCCTGCAACAAGTGACCCATGGCATCGCCATCCGCATGGCGGTCATGTCCATGGCCATGAGTCCCGACGGCGGAGACAAAACGGCATGA
- the pyrR gene encoding bifunctional pyr operon transcriptional regulator/uracil phosphoribosyltransferase PyrR has product MPEPTLEVATLLDRLEASLRQEIARRPLRDPAMIGIHSGGTWVAEQLHARLGLKEPLGVLNIAFYRDDFSQIGMHPQVRPSLLPFRVEGRDILLIDDVFYTGRTIRAALNEIFDYGRPAQVVLGVLLERDGRQIPLRPDCIGGELALEPGQRIKLTGPDPLRFTLHRV; this is encoded by the coding sequence ATGCCTGAACCCACCCTGGAAGTCGCCACCCTGCTGGACCGGCTGGAAGCCAGCCTGCGCCAAGAAATCGCCCGCCGCCCCCTTAGAGACCCCGCCATGATCGGCATCCACAGCGGCGGCACCTGGGTCGCCGAACAACTCCACGCCCGGCTCGGCCTCAAGGAACCCCTGGGCGTGCTCAACATCGCCTTCTACCGCGACGATTTCTCCCAGATCGGGATGCACCCCCAGGTCCGGCCCAGCCTGCTGCCGTTCCGGGTCGAGGGCCGCGACATCCTCTTGATCGACGATGTGTTCTACACGGGCCGCACCATCCGCGCCGCGCTCAACGAGATATTCGACTACGGGCGTCCGGCCCAGGTGGTGTTGGGCGTGCTGCTGGAACGCGATGGCCGCCAGATTCCCCTCCGGCCCGATTGCATAGGCGGCGAACTGGCCCTGGAACCCGGCCAGCGCATCAAGCTGACCGGACCCGATCCCCTGCGCTTCACCCTACACCGTGTGTAA
- the ruvX gene encoding Holliday junction resolvase RuvX — MREESQVPELGGGTYLGFDYGALNIGVAVGQRVTATATGLETIRATSEQALWGAVARLVKTWQPSAFVVGMPYHPTGEVNPIVQPILKFCEQLEKRYRRRVYIMDETLSTKESQEIFYRERSKRSVQFADIKDELAAQLILQTWLKHTAQRETPDA, encoded by the coding sequence ATGCGCGAAGAATCCCAAGTCCCCGAACTCGGCGGCGGCACCTACCTCGGCTTCGATTACGGCGCGCTCAACATCGGCGTCGCGGTGGGCCAAAGGGTCACCGCCACCGCCACCGGGCTCGAAACCATCCGCGCCACCAGCGAACAAGCCCTCTGGGGCGCCGTGGCCCGCCTGGTCAAGACCTGGCAGCCCTCCGCCTTCGTGGTCGGGATGCCCTACCATCCCACCGGCGAGGTGAACCCCATCGTCCAGCCCATCCTGAAATTCTGCGAGCAACTGGAAAAGCGCTACCGCCGCCGGGTCTACATCATGGACGAAACCCTCTCGACCAAGGAATCCCAGGAAATCTTCTACCGCGAACGCTCCAAGCGCTCGGTGCAGTTCGCCGATATCAAGGACGAACTCGCCGCCCAGCTCATCCTGCAAACCTGGCTGAAACACACGGCCCAACGCGAAACCCCCGATGCCTGA
- a CDS encoding YqgE/AlgH family protein has translation MIETTANLTNHFLIAMPGMTDPLFARTVTYLCQHNEEGALGIIVNRPSELTLADIMEQMEIDVAAPTVGQIPVYYGGPVQPERGFVLHGPMPGQQWSSSLKVSDQISLTTSRDILEAIGQGEGPHDVLIALGYAGWGKGQLEREIVENAWLNAHADPSILFQRPAASRWKAAAELMGVNIALLTTPAGHG, from the coding sequence ATGATCGAAACCACCGCCAACCTCACCAACCATTTCCTGATCGCGATGCCGGGCATGACCGACCCGCTTTTCGCCAGGACCGTGACCTACCTCTGCCAGCACAACGAGGAAGGGGCGTTAGGCATTATCGTCAACCGCCCTTCCGAACTGACCCTGGCCGATATCATGGAGCAAATGGAAATCGACGTGGCCGCGCCCACGGTCGGGCAAATCCCGGTCTATTACGGCGGTCCGGTCCAACCCGAGCGCGGTTTCGTGCTACACGGGCCCATGCCCGGCCAGCAATGGAGCTCCTCCCTCAAGGTCTCCGACCAAATCTCCCTCACCACCTCCCGCGACATCCTGGAAGCCATCGGCCAGGGCGAGGGACCGCACGACGTCCTGATCGCCCTGGGCTACGCCGGTTGGGGCAAGGGCCAATTGGAACGCGAGATCGTCGAGAACGCCTGGCTGAACGCCCACGCCGACCCTTCCATCCTGTTCCAGCGCCCGGCGGCGAGCCGCTGGAAAGCCGCGGCGGAACTGATGGGCGTGAACATCGCCCTGCTGACCACGCCCGCCGGGCACGGCTGA
- a CDS encoding energy transducer TonB: protein MSGALNHPIGQGLIVLLVVVVHALAFLEFTPEPPGPLRIARPLDVALIQAPRPAIPPNPAPPPEPPPPLEATTAPTPKTPPQPAPPRPVPPQRAGHAPHAPVPAPAPVPVAKPKPAPTPQPKPVPKPEPKPTPAQPKAPKPTVEAHHEPAPLQAPPKRLDLGSLSQQITEVSTDLNHKRTAQADGLRFLHINATNAAQHKAADYLYGWERKLRDIGRLGPGSAKTGGGDGSGSVHLRIALRADGSLYKMEKIHSSGDRDLDAAAEGIVQRAVPLPPFPKGLREECDVLVNDRVFQFENGNLLEQDR, encoded by the coding sequence ATGAGCGGAGCCCTCAACCATCCCATCGGCCAAGGCTTGATCGTCCTGCTGGTGGTCGTCGTCCATGCCCTGGCGTTCCTGGAATTCACCCCCGAACCCCCGGGGCCTCTGAGGATCGCGCGCCCGCTGGATGTCGCCTTGATCCAAGCGCCCCGGCCCGCGATCCCGCCAAACCCGGCCCCGCCCCCCGAACCACCGCCCCCGCTGGAAGCCACCACGGCCCCCACGCCAAAAACGCCGCCCCAGCCCGCCCCACCCCGCCCGGTACCGCCCCAACGCGCCGGACACGCTCCACACGCTCCGGTCCCGGCTCCCGCCCCCGTGCCCGTGGCCAAGCCCAAACCCGCGCCCACACCGCAGCCGAAGCCCGTCCCCAAGCCCGAACCCAAGCCCACGCCCGCGCAGCCCAAAGCGCCCAAACCGACCGTGGAAGCCCACCACGAACCCGCCCCTTTGCAAGCCCCACCCAAGCGGCTCGACCTCGGCTCCCTGAGCCAGCAAATCACCGAAGTCAGCACCGACCTCAACCACAAGCGCACCGCCCAGGCCGATGGACTCCGCTTCCTGCACATCAACGCCACCAACGCCGCCCAGCACAAAGCCGCCGACTACCTCTACGGCTGGGAACGCAAGCTGAGGGATATCGGCAGGTTGGGTCCGGGTTCCGCCAAAACCGGCGGCGGGGACGGGTCGGGCAGCGTCCATTTGCGCATCGCCCTCCGCGCCGATGGCAGCCTCTACAAAATGGAAAAAATCCACTCCTCGGGCGATAGGGACCTGGACGCGGCGGCGGAGGGCATCGTCCAACGGGCGGTGCCCCTGCCACCATTCCCTAAGGGCTTGCGCGAAGAATGCGATGTGTTGGTCAACGACCGCGTATTCCAGTTCGAGAACGGCAACCTGTTGGAACAGGACCGTTGA
- a CDS encoding energy transducer TonB has translation MHDRTANDRFLIALLLAGLVHAVAILGIGFEPPKSPRAKPALAVTLARNPSSAAPKTADALAPEHQLGDGAAPRKTLPDPEAAHPAATGEPQAEQPPLPAQDSSAAARRKPVLTQAESEKAIPSADDEPRPPQPQSVQAQAIEINPPRDTEAEGLRKVFINSVNAQKYKAAAYERAWQREIERIGNLHYPDEARRQKLSGSLVMVVALRQDGTVHDMKITHSSGHAVLDDAAKRIVALAAPFSPFPAELRQEADVLVITRTWRFYNDSRLQTE, from the coding sequence ATGCACGACCGCACCGCCAACGACCGTTTCCTCATCGCGCTGCTGCTCGCGGGCTTGGTCCACGCCGTGGCGATCCTGGGCATCGGTTTCGAGCCGCCTAAATCCCCGCGGGCCAAACCGGCCTTGGCCGTCACCCTGGCCCGCAACCCGAGTTCGGCGGCCCCCAAAACCGCCGACGCCCTGGCCCCGGAACACCAGCTCGGCGATGGCGCGGCCCCCCGGAAAACCCTCCCGGACCCCGAAGCCGCCCATCCCGCCGCGACCGGCGAGCCCCAGGCCGAACAACCCCCCCTCCCCGCCCAGGACTCCAGCGCGGCGGCCCGGCGCAAACCGGTCCTGACCCAGGCCGAATCCGAAAAAGCCATTCCCAGCGCCGATGACGAACCCCGCCCGCCGCAACCCCAATCCGTCCAGGCCCAGGCCATCGAAATCAACCCGCCGCGGGATACCGAGGCCGAGGGCCTCCGCAAGGTGTTCATCAATTCGGTCAATGCCCAGAAATACAAGGCCGCCGCCTATGAACGGGCTTGGCAGCGGGAAATAGAGCGTATCGGCAACCTGCATTATCCCGACGAGGCCCGGCGGCAAAAACTGTCCGGGAGCTTGGTGATGGTGGTGGCGCTGCGCCAGGACGGCACGGTCCACGATATGAAGATCACCCATTCCTCCGGCCATGCCGTGCTGGACGACGCCGCCAAGCGCATCGTCGCCCTGGCCGCGCCGTTCAGCCCGTTTCCGGCGGAACTCCGGCAGGAGGCCGATGTGCTGGTCATCACCCGGACCTGGCGGTTCTACAATGATTCGCGGCTCCAAACCGAATAG
- the gshB gene encoding glutathione synthase, which translates to MSIKLGIVMDPIGKIKIHKDTSFALLLEAQARGYELYYMELNDLYLRDGRTHARMRSLRVQRNELSWFSLGDGEDLPLDRLDVVLMRKDPPFDQEYIYATYLLECAESRGVYVVNKPRSLRDANEKLFTAWFSHCCAPTLVAREAGKFREFLREQKEIVLKPLDGMGGASIFRVAENDPNLSVILETMTRHNTRYAMAQRYLPAIVDGDKRILVVNGEAVPYALARIPAQGESRGNLAAGGRAEGRELTARDRWIVEQVGPTLKERGLVFVGLDVIGDYLTEVNVTSPTCVQELDKFFNLNISAKLMDHIESVVHRPV; encoded by the coding sequence ATGAGTATCAAGCTCGGGATCGTCATGGATCCCATCGGCAAAATCAAAATCCACAAGGACACCAGTTTCGCGCTGCTGCTGGAAGCCCAGGCGCGGGGCTATGAACTGTATTACATGGAATTGAACGACCTGTACCTGCGCGATGGCCGCACCCACGCCCGGATGCGCTCCCTGAGGGTCCAGCGCAACGAACTGTCCTGGTTCAGCCTGGGCGACGGCGAAGACCTGCCGCTGGACCGCCTCGACGTGGTATTGATGCGGAAAGACCCGCCGTTCGACCAGGAATATATCTACGCCACCTATCTCCTGGAATGCGCCGAGAGCCGGGGCGTATACGTGGTCAACAAGCCGCGTTCCCTGCGCGATGCCAACGAAAAGCTGTTCACCGCGTGGTTTTCCCACTGCTGCGCCCCGACCCTGGTGGCGCGGGAAGCCGGCAAATTCCGCGAATTCCTGCGCGAACAAAAGGAAATCGTCCTGAAACCGCTGGACGGCATGGGCGGGGCCTCGATCTTCCGGGTGGCGGAGAACGACCCCAACCTCAGCGTGATCCTGGAAACCATGACCCGCCACAACACCCGCTATGCCATGGCCCAGCGCTATCTCCCGGCAATCGTGGACGGCGACAAGCGCATCCTGGTGGTGAACGGCGAGGCCGTGCCCTATGCCCTGGCGCGGATTCCGGCCCAAGGCGAAAGCCGCGGCAACCTGGCGGCGGGAGGCCGGGCCGAGGGCCGCGAACTCACCGCCCGCGACCGCTGGATCGTCGAGCAAGTCGGGCCGACCTTGAAGGAACGCGGCCTGGTGTTCGTGGGCTTGGACGTCATCGGCGACTACCTCACCGAGGTCAACGTCACCAGCCCGACCTGCGTGCAGGAATTGGATAAATTCTTCAACCTCAACATCAGCGCCAAACTCATGGACCATATCGAAAGCGTGGTCCACCGCCCGGTTTGA
- the rpmB gene encoding 50S ribosomal protein L28, with protein sequence MSRICQVTGKGRIVGQNVSHANNKTKRVFNPNLHDRRFWVESENRWVKLRVSTQGLRTIDKKGIDAVLADIRKRGESV encoded by the coding sequence ATGTCCAGAATATGCCAGGTGACGGGCAAGGGCCGTATTGTAGGCCAGAACGTCTCCCACGCTAACAACAAGACCAAGCGGGTCTTCAATCCCAACTTGCACGACCGCCGCTTCTGGGTGGAGAGCGAGAACCGTTGGGTGAAGCTGCGGGTTTCGACCCAGGGTCTGCGCACCATCGACAAGAAGGGCATCGACGCGGTCTTGGCGGACATCCGCAAGCGTGGCGAAAGCGTCTAA
- the rpmG gene encoding 50S ribosomal protein L33, translating into MRDKIKLVSSAGTGHFYTTTKNKKNMPEKMEIKKFDPVVRKHVMYKEAKIK; encoded by the coding sequence ATGCGCGACAAAATCAAATTGGTATCGAGCGCCGGCACCGGCCATTTCTACACCACCACCAAGAACAAGAAGAACATGCCGGAGAAGATGGAGATCAAGAAATTCGATCCCGTCGTCCGCAAGCATGTGATGTACAAGGAAGCGAAGATCAAGTAA
- a CDS encoding CstA-like transporter-associated (seleno)protein has protein sequence MPPRLPGLERCWRWLREATGDDAYERYLSHWHSRHAHEGGEPLSRKAFHEAEVQRRWSGVKRCC, from the coding sequence ATGCCGCCGCGCCTTCCGGGCCTCGAACGCTGCTGGCGGTGGCTGCGGGAGGCCACCGGGGACGACGCCTACGAGCGTTATCTGTCCCACTGGCATTCCCGCCACGCCCACGAGGGCGGCGAACCCCTGAGCCGCAAGGCGTTCCACGAGGCCGAAGTCCAACGCCGCTGGAGCGGCGTCAAGCGTTGCTGTTAG
- the msbA gene encoding lipid A export permease/ATP-binding protein MsbA, with protein sequence MSETDPQRKTLADGRVVYRRLWAYALPHWRMFVVSIVAMIVYAGMGPAFAKLTQSLVDGSFIQSGPEVLREAAWTLVWLSVLRGVAGFLSDYYSGWVSRRVIADLRRDLFDQFLNLPCAYYDQSSSGQLLSKLLYNTEQVATSLSTGIVTVFKDSLSIVGLTALMVYENPLLSLVMMVVGPLLGIGTRQVSKRFRKISMRIQESMGNVGHVAQEVLDAQRVVKVFNGKDYETGKFKRENESNQRRQLRLIATDAISGAIIQFIYIGGIATILYVASLDSVRSSLTPGSLVSFVAAMAMMQSPIKRVTQLVSILQRGIAAGDSLFEVLDAGRERDTGKLELLSTQGRIEYQGVGLAYRDGGEYALRNIDIAIEPGRTIALVGHSGSGKTSLARLLPRLYEATEGRILVDGLDIRDFSLSSLRRHIAYVGQEVTLFNDTVANNIAYGKRDAGREDIRRAAAAAFALDFIENLPQGFDTQVGQQGVVLSGGQRQRIAIARALLKDAPILILDEATSALDAESERNVQDALELLMRGRTTLVIAHRLSTIQNADRIYVMRDGGIVEAGTHAELLAGPSYYADLYRMQFGSPAV encoded by the coding sequence ATGAGTGAAACCGATCCCCAACGCAAGACGCTGGCCGATGGCAGGGTGGTCTATCGCAGGCTGTGGGCTTATGCCTTGCCGCACTGGCGGATGTTCGTCGTCTCCATTGTAGCGATGATCGTCTACGCCGGCATGGGTCCTGCCTTCGCCAAACTGACCCAATCCCTGGTCGATGGCAGTTTCATCCAGAGCGGTCCCGAGGTGCTGCGCGAGGCGGCCTGGACCTTGGTCTGGCTGTCGGTGTTGCGCGGCGTGGCCGGGTTCCTCAGCGACTATTACTCGGGCTGGGTCAGCCGCCGGGTCATCGCCGATTTGCGCCGCGACCTGTTCGACCAATTCCTGAACCTGCCCTGCGCCTATTACGACCAATCCTCCTCCGGCCAATTGCTGTCCAAGCTGCTCTATAACACCGAGCAGGTGGCGACCTCGCTCAGCACCGGCATCGTCACCGTGTTCAAGGACAGCCTCAGCATCGTCGGGTTGACCGCGCTGATGGTGTACGAGAATCCCTTGTTGTCCCTGGTGATGATGGTGGTGGGGCCGTTGCTGGGCATCGGCACCCGGCAGGTGAGCAAGCGCTTCCGCAAGATTTCCATGCGCATCCAGGAGTCCATGGGCAATGTCGGCCATGTGGCCCAGGAAGTCCTCGATGCCCAGCGCGTGGTCAAGGTCTTCAACGGCAAGGACTACGAGACCGGAAAGTTCAAGCGCGAGAACGAGAGCAACCAGCGCCGCCAGTTGCGCCTGATCGCCACCGACGCCATCAGCGGCGCGATCATCCAGTTCATCTACATCGGCGGCATCGCCACCATCCTCTATGTGGCCTCGCTGGATTCGGTGCGTTCCAGCCTGACCCCCGGCAGCCTGGTGTCGTTCGTGGCGGCGATGGCGATGATGCAAAGCCCGATCAAGCGCGTGACCCAGTTGGTCAGCATCCTGCAACGCGGGATCGCGGCGGGCGATAGCCTCTTCGAGGTATTGGACGCGGGCCGCGAACGCGACACCGGCAAGCTGGAGCTCCTGTCCACCCAGGGCCGCATCGAATACCAAGGCGTCGGCCTCGCCTATCGCGACGGTGGCGAATACGCCCTGCGCAACATCGACATCGCCATCGAGCCGGGCCGGACCATCGCCCTGGTCGGCCATTCCGGCAGCGGCAAGACCTCGCTGGCGCGGCTGTTGCCCCGCTTGTACGAGGCCACCGAAGGGCGCATCCTGGTCGACGGCCTGGATATCCGCGATTTCAGCCTCAGTAGCCTGCGCCGCCATATCGCCTATGTCGGCCAGGAAGTCACCCTGTTCAACGACACGGTGGCGAACAACATCGCCTATGGCAAGCGCGACGCCGGCCGCGAGGACATCCGCCGCGCCGCCGCCGCCGCCTTCGCCCTGGATTTCATCGAGAACCTGCCCCAGGGCTTCGATACCCAGGTCGGCCAGCAAGGCGTGGTGCTGTCGGGCGGCCAGCGCCAACGCATCGCCATCGCCCGCGCCCTGTTGAAGGACGCGCCGATCCTGATCCTGGACGAAGCCACCTCGGCCCTGGACGCCGAGTCCGAGCGCAATGTCCAGGATGCCCTGGAACTCCTGATGCGGGGCCGCACCACCCTGGTCATCGCCCACCGCCTGTCCACCATCCAGAACGCCGACCGCATCTATGTCATGCGCGATGGCGGTATCGTCGAAGCCGGCACCCACGCCGAATTGTTGGCCGGGCCTTCCTATTACGCCGATTTGTACCGGATGCAGTTCGGCAGCCCGGCTGTTTGA